Below is a genomic region from Triticum dicoccoides isolate Atlit2015 ecotype Zavitan chromosome 5A, WEW_v2.0, whole genome shotgun sequence.
ATTGATGACTCAACAAGTGGAGACGCGTTTGGTTCATACTCTGATAGTCCTTCACGCGGTGACGATTTCGATTGGGATGCATACGTGGAGGATTTGGAGTCGAACCTGCAGCATGAGCAAACCCAACAAGAGACAGCTGACCACAGATTGGCTGAAAATCTCCAGGCGTTGTATGAGGGGAACGGTTAGTGCCTCGCATCCATGACCAGCTTCTACTTGTGACCCCATTTTTAAGTAAAAAAGCTCATGGTGATACCCCCTGGGTTTTTCCTCAGCTGTCGCAGCCGACGGCGTCAACAACGCCACTACTCCAGCTGGTGATGTTCTACAAACTGAAGCACATAATGAAATAAATGCTCCAGCGGTAACAACCAGGCGTTGGCTTACTGTTGTTGATGGTACGTACTCACTACATATGGAACTGAAAACAATCTAATGCATGCCTCATCATCCAAGAACACTAACAATGAACTTCTGTGTGGCAGGAATAGTGGCAGTGGGGTCAAGTCCAAGCGATGGACAAAGCATCATAGAACATGAAGGCGCCGGTGACGGGACCGAAACAAATGAAGAAGAAAGGCACAATAATAGTGATTGCTACTTGAAACCTATAGTGTATGTACATTACAAGTAGCTCCACTCATACTGATTCCCATTAAAGCCATTAAAGCAAATTCCATCTCGTGTTTTCAGTGAACAACAGCTCTATACCTATGAGTAGCACTCCTGTGCCAGGAGGCGCAACACATGATGTTGTTCCAACCATCAGCCTAGAGTATGTCCTGGAGCGCAGTGCTGAAGAGAACAGAGCTAGCTATTTGTCCAGAAGGATGGTCACTTTCGATGAACACTTGGAGCACACCCACCAACAACGCAGGGGGACAGGTGATGAGGCGATTGCTAATGACGGAGGTGTGCTGCTGTTGGGACGGCACGCTACACACCATGCAGCATTAGCACGGAATGTGATCCCCTCAGGTTTGGTAGCATTCTCTTTACAAAAGTGTTGCTATGTTGATTCAACATGCATTACTCAGCGGTCTTCTGGCCTGTAATCTAACATTCAACTAACTCGTGGATGCCAAAAATGCAGTCCGTGAACGAGGAGAGAGCTCAGCTGGTCCAATGCATCATCAACCAAGAAGATGGGACGATGGTAACTATAACACCTCAGCTATACTATTTTCTTTTGCGAATAAAAGTGTCCCCACTGATTTTGATGATGAATGCGGAACAGGGGTGCAAGCAATGAATGCTGAACTTAACAGAGGCCAAGATCCCCCAAACGTTAGAATTCAGTGGGGTGAAAGATTCCCAAGGCACGTCGGCTTGTCACATGACGAGCCACCCCCACAATCTGTCCTGCGCTTCTATGATGAAATGTTGACAGGGAGCGACATGAATCTTTCAAGGTAAAAAATCTCTATACCTATAATACCCTAAAACGAATGAACAACTAGGCTTGTAGTTCTAAATTTTGCAAGGAACAAACAACCAGAAATCTATCTCATTGTTTGTGAAACATTTTGCAGGAAGTGGTTCCGTCACTTTGTGTTCCGTGTTGCGGTGATGTCTGGGCACGACATACAACAAGAATTCAGGCATGGGGGCAAGATAAGCCGTGTGGGATGGAGGTGCATCTACAAGATGCTCTCAGAGAAGGAGCGCAGGATGTACAAGGACTGGCTGGACCGATGGAGGGTTTTCTTCGACCCAGTGTTTGCGGTGAGACAAAAACAGGATTTTAAAACATCCTTTGAGCAAAACTCTAATGGGTCCAGCATGCATATGGGTCCTGCTTGACTAATTCAACATTGCTACCACAGGATGAGCTCCTGAACCATGAGTTCGACATTGATCTGGACCTGATAAGGGAGATGCTAAGCCAAAATCATGTAGGGTGCAGAGCTGACTGGGCAAAAATGGTATGTTGTCCTATCTTTATCACTTCTTACTTCGCATATTCCTTATCACGTCATGTTCCACTCCTGTGCAAAAATGATTCTACTGAAAGAAATTCCACTCCTATGCAGTTTATGTTCCCTGTGTGGCTTGCACGTATCTGGTCTCTCTATGTGCTTGACATAGATCATAAGAAAATCTTGGTGATGGACCCTATGGAGACCATGAGCGGTAACATGAAGCTGAAGCATGAGGAGAGTGCGAAATTGTTTCTTAAAGGGTTCTGCTGGTGTGTAAACAATATCTACCATGGCGGTTTGGTTGGATCCCTTGGTTGGACCTTCAGTTACAACACTGGAATGCATCCTCCATGCTCGAGGTAAAGCCCGGACGTATAAACCCCTATACGATCACTAACAGATCGTTTTATGTCGCATACAAAACTTAAATTCTGACTATGTCTTACACAGGGAAAACAGTGGGATATACATAGTGCACTACCTCAGGGATTACAACGGCCTTTACATCCGTACACTGACTAATGTAAGCATATGTCTTTGCATAAATCAAAGACACACACACATCGACAAGGATTAATATGAACTGTTTGGTTGAAATGCATAGGGAGAGCTGGAGTACTTGAGGAAGAAGCTGGCCTACGAGATAGTTGCGATGAGAGGCAACAAGGGTGACTTCCCCGACTTCATGTACCTGGAGATCCTTGAGTGAATGCTGACAGGGAATCGTGCAACTGCGTCAACAATCCTTTTGGTGAAGAAGTAGACCATGAACGACCTTTTGGGAGGCAAAAAGGACTACATCCAAGAGTCAGGCAAATAGGCGTGCATTTCATCTGCCGTAGGCTGAACTACCGTACTGCTTTAATATCTATTTTATGTTGAACTAAGTACGAAGTGTGACCCCATCGGATCTGTGGGGGGCTACCTTAcaaatccagttctagttgtacgtTGAACTTAAGTCTGTAGTGTCCGTGAACCAATATCGCCTGGGAGTGAACTAATGTGTGGGCTTCTATTAGCGTATATGAAAGTCCTTAAAGCGAAAACGACTACTTCCATCTGCCATGGGCTGACCTATTTAGAACTGAGTATTAACTGTGCTGCTTTCTGGGCTGGGGAATCGGGGCTAGCTTAAAGATACATTCGAAGTTAAAAGTGAACCAATAGCGCACGGGGGGTGGACCACCTGTCTACGTAGGCAAGAAAAATTCATGATTACTCAGCTATTTTGTGTGAATGGTGTTACTAATTGCTAATCGCAAACACTCATGGGGCTACCATCTGGTCAGTTTAGAGAAGAAAGAGAGTCGAAGCTGCTTTGAGACAGTATGACTGCCCGCCCTACATTTACCATAGACAAATGGGATTAATTTTTCTTCTCACTTGCAGCGGAAAACGGAAAAAATGGTTCCTCCCTAGGTTATATTTCTTTGGCACATGATAACCCATGCAAACAAAAAAAGGTTCTCAGGGAAAACACTACAATCAGTTGTGCCCATTCGTACTAAGACGTGATCACTTCTCATGAATAAAAAGGACCCACACGAATGGTCAATTACTGCTAAAAATAGCATACATAAGGGATGTCAGGTTTCATACTCCATTTAACGAAATGGTGTTGTTCCAGGGTCATGTTGGAGTGATACAGAAGCACGTATGGCAAACATATCATTTCAGCATAAAATGCGATATACCCCCAACACACAACCCCCGCCGCCTCCCCAAACTAAACAAGATGTGCCCCGCATCCACTAGGTCTCGGAGTAGGAGCCGAAGCATGAATCACTGGGAGCTAGTGCTGCCCACAATGCATCTCCAGCTTTGGATGTCTGGTTTCCCTGAAGCTTCAAGCACTCAAACAGAGCTTGCTTCTTGGTTTTTGCTAGGTTGGGCTGTGCAATGAGATTGGTCCAGCGTGAGGCGGTCGGTTCATCCACAAAGTCACTTCATTTGCATTAattaacaaaaagaaaaaaatcctaacATCTTCATATCAGGTTACCTTCGTTAGTGGCAGCATCATCTTTCTGCCATCATAGTGCCGTGCAATGTGAACTACGGCAATTCCAGATTCCTCCCTGATAAAATATAATAAAAACAGAAGAAAACATCATTAGTGTTAGTTTTCACAGTACATCGCTCGTATGGTATGATAGAAAAAAAGACATGCTTACTTGCAGAAATTGGTGTCCGTGAGAGCAGGGAAGACAGTTCTCCAATTGTCTTCCACGACAGGCCACCCAGCATAATGAAGCTTCCGTTCTACCAACTCCTGACGTACCTTCACTACTGGGTTGGTGCTGTGGCGCTGAACAAGAGGGTCAAGTACATGGATAATCTTGGCAATCATGTCCCACATCATGAGTAACCACCCATCTTGTAATGGCACCGGCAACAGAAACTTCGGTTCGGATGACAAACCAGCAGCAAAATATAAGACAATAGTTAGCACAGACCAGCAAAACATAGAACTTCGTCTGCCGGGGTAAACTAGATAAAGACTATATTCATTCATGTACCATTTGAGCTGTCGTGATATCATACGGGTGGCATTCACCAGTTAGCTGTTTCTGAATGGAAATCGAGTACGTGTAGTCATGATAGGATAGCGCAAGGGTTTGCAAAAAAGAGTGAAAAAATGAATAGAAGTAACTCCATTAAGATAACCATAGACTAGTAACTACGACGCGGACCACCGCGCTTCGTATGTAATTTACCGATAAATCTGCTTCAAGGCTGTGCCGCCAACTGAGATATGGGGAATCCCGATTACATTCTGCATGTGCTTGCATAAACCGCCGGAGGATAATACACATTAGCTCATGGTCTAGCAACCTTTCCCCCACGAGCTGCTGCTTTAGTGCTAGACCAGTAACTCTAATGTACCGTGGAGAATCATGGATGATGAACAAACTGAAAAAAATGTCACAACTACATATAAGTTAACAATGTCAAGATTCGCAACTATCTTCACCGgataaatgaaaaatgaaaaataaaagagcaCACATGTGTCATCTCTTACCTTGAGAGCACTCCGGGCTGCGCATTGTTGAAGTAGTGCTCAATTTGCTCGGCTACATCCGGCATTGGCGGGTACGGCACACACCCACGCCCCCACGGATCAGTCGCGTACCCATGTTGAAAGATGTATTTCTGTTTAGGCAGGGTTTTGTTGCT
It encodes:
- the LOC119301530 gene encoding uncharacterized protein LOC119301530 isoform X6, with amino-acid sequence MGDIGPMDLGNYLRQHYPKLVADEISLLLKKHNTRALLHLANARQSIMKDMLKLADDLYSSLSRRCVCCPARGFADCPLGGTVSNHVREQFSTPVTSKIDGRRLDLSGCGAKTPADEGSAGAKRSAQPLCRADTVKRVHVDLATPHEIVVEVTEFCKSTFRAIAEMYADLPSNFTPVVFGQSNKTLPKQKYIFQHGYATDPWGRGCVPYPPMPDVAEQIEHYFNNAQPGVLSSLFIIHDSPRYIRVTGLALKQQLVGERLLDHELMCIILRRFMQAHAECNRDSPYLSWRHSLEADLSKQLTGECHPYDITTAQMFLLPVPLQDGWLLMMWDMIAKIIHVLDPLVQRHSTNPVVKVRQELVERKLHYAGWPVVEDNWRTVFPALTDTNFCKEESGIAVVHIARHYDGRKMMLPLTKFVEHHQLE
- the LOC119301531 gene encoding uncharacterized protein LOC119301531 isoform X2, which produces MSGHDIQQEFRHGGKISRVGWRCIYKMLSEKERRMYKDWLDRWRVFFDPVFADELLNHEFDIDLDLIREMLSQNHVGCRADWAKMFMFPVWLARIWSLYVLDIDHKKILVMDPMETMSGNMKLKHEESAKLFLKGFCWCVNNIYHGGLVGSLGWTFSYNTGMHPPCSRENSGIYIVHYLRDYNGLYIRTLTNGELEYLRKKLAYEIVAMRGNKGDFPDFMYLEILE
- the LOC119301531 gene encoding uncharacterized protein LOC119301531 isoform X1, translating into MSGHDIQQEFRHGGKISRVGWRCIYKMLSEKERRMYKDWLDRWRVFFDPVFADELLNHEFDIDLDLIREMLSQNHVGCRADWAKMVCCPIFITSYFAYSLSRHVPLLCKNDSTERNSTPMQFMFPVWLARIWSLYVLDIDHKKILVMDPMETMSGNMKLKHEESAKLFLKGFCWCVNNIYHGGLVGSLGWTFSYNTGMHPPCSRENSGIYIVHYLRDYNGLYIRTLTNGELEYLRKKLAYEIVAMRGNKGDFPDFMYLEILE
- the LOC119301530 gene encoding uncharacterized protein LOC119301530 isoform X3, which translates into the protein MGDIGPMDLGNYLRQHYPKLVADEISLLLKKHNTRALLHLANARQSIMKDMLKLADDLYSSLSRRCVCCPARGFADCPLGGTVSNHVREQFSTPVTSKIDGRRLDLSGCGAKTPADEGSAGAKRSAQPLCRADTVKRVHVDLATPHEIVVEVTEFCKSTFRAIAEMYADLPSNFTPVVFGQSNKTLPKQKYIFQHGYATDPWGRGCVPYPPMPDVAEQIEHYFNNAQPGVLSSLFIIHDSPRYIRVTGLALKQQLVGERLLDHELMCIILRRFMQAHAECNRDSPYLSWRHSLEADLSLTGECHPYDITTAQMFLLPVPLQDGWLLMMWDMIAKIIHVLDPLVQRHSTNPVVKVRQELVERKLHYAGWPVVEDNWRTVFPALTDTNFCKEESGIAVVHIARHYDGRKMMLPLTKPNLAKTKKQALFECLKLQGNQTSKAGDALWAALAPSDSCFGSYSET
- the LOC119301530 gene encoding uncharacterized protein LOC119301530 isoform X4, whose amino-acid sequence is MGDIGPMDLGNYLRQHYPKLVADEISLLLKKHNTRALLHLANARQSIMKDMLKLADDLYSSLSRRCVCCPARGFADCPLGGTVSNHVREQFSTPVTSKIDGRRLDLSGCGADEGSAGAKRSAQPLCRADTVKRVHVDLATPHEIVVEVTEFCKSTFRAIAEMYADLPSNFTPVVFGQSNKTLPKQKYIFQHGYATDPWGRGCVPYPPMPDVAEQIEHYFNNAQPGVLSSLFIIHDSPRYIRVTGLALKQQLVGERLLDHELMCIILRRFMQAHAECNRDSPYLSWRHSLEADLSKQLTGECHPYDITTAQMFLLPVPLQDGWLLMMWDMIAKIIHVLDPLVQRHSTNPVVKVRQELVERKLHYAGWPVVEDNWRTVFPALTDTNFCKEESGIAVVHIARHYDGRKMMLPLTKPNLAKTKKQALFECLKLQGNQTSKAGDALWAALAPSDSCFGSYSET
- the LOC119301530 gene encoding uncharacterized protein LOC119301530 isoform X1, coding for MGDIGPMDLGNYLRQHYPKLVADEISLLLKKHNTRALLHLANARQSIMKDMLKLADDLYSSLSRRCVCCPARGFADCPLGGTVSNHVREQFSTPVTSKIDGRRLDLSGCGAKTPADEGSAGAKRSAQPLCRADTVKRVHVDLATPHEIVVEVTEFCKSTFRAIAEMYADLPSNFTPVVFGQSNKTLPKQKYIFQHGYATDPWGRGCVPYPPMPDVAEQIEHYFNNAQPGVLSSLFIIHDSPRYIRVTGLALKQQLVGERLLDHELMCIILRRFMQAHAECNRDSPYLSWRHSLEADLSKQLTGECHPYDITTAQMFLLPVPLQDGWLLMMWDMIAKIIHVLDPLVQRHSTNPVVKVRQELVERKLHYAGWPVVEDNWRTVFPALTDTNFCKEESGIAVVHIARHYDGRKMMLPLTKPNLAKTKKQALFECLKLQGNQTSKAGDALWAALAPSDSCFGSYSET
- the LOC119301530 gene encoding uncharacterized protein LOC119301530 isoform X2, with the translated sequence MGDIGPMDLGNYLRQHYPKLVADEISLLLKKHNTRALLHLANARQSIMKDMLKLADDLYSSLSRRCVCCPARGFADCPLGVSNHVREQFSTPVTSKIDGRRLDLSGCGAKTPADEGSAGAKRSAQPLCRADTVKRVHVDLATPHEIVVEVTEFCKSTFRAIAEMYADLPSNFTPVVFGQSNKTLPKQKYIFQHGYATDPWGRGCVPYPPMPDVAEQIEHYFNNAQPGVLSSLFIIHDSPRYIRVTGLALKQQLVGERLLDHELMCIILRRFMQAHAECNRDSPYLSWRHSLEADLSKQLTGECHPYDITTAQMFLLPVPLQDGWLLMMWDMIAKIIHVLDPLVQRHSTNPVVKVRQELVERKLHYAGWPVVEDNWRTVFPALTDTNFCKEESGIAVVHIARHYDGRKMMLPLTKPNLAKTKKQALFECLKLQGNQTSKAGDALWAALAPSDSCFGSYSET
- the LOC119301530 gene encoding uncharacterized protein LOC119301530 isoform X5, which translates into the protein MGDIGPMDLGNYLRQHYPKLVADEISLLLKKHNTRALLHLANARQSIMKDMLKLADDLYSSLSRRCVCCPARGFADCPLGGTVSNHVREQFSTPVTSKIDGRRLDLSGCGDEGSAGAKRSAQPLCRADTVKRVHVDLATPHEIVVEVTEFCKSTFRAIAEMYADLPSNFTPVVFGQSNKTLPKQKYIFQHGYATDPWGRGCVPYPPMPDVAEQIEHYFNNAQPGVLSSLFIIHDSPRYIRVTGLALKQQLVGERLLDHELMCIILRRFMQAHAECNRDSPYLSWRHSLEADLSKQLTGECHPYDITTAQMFLLPVPLQDGWLLMMWDMIAKIIHVLDPLVQRHSTNPVVKVRQELVERKLHYAGWPVVEDNWRTVFPALTDTNFCKEESGIAVVHIARHYDGRKMMLPLTKPNLAKTKKQALFECLKLQGNQTSKAGDALWAALAPSDSCFGSYSET